The genomic segment acccTTACCCTTCAATTAATACTGTTCCATCAAACCATTTCCAGGTCCCTTCCTCGTGCACATCTCTCAGTCCAATCCAGAAGCCATTGAAGGGTTTAGAGCGGTCAACATTTTTCCTCAAGAGATTTACAGTTGCGTTCtaacaaatagaaaatacaaacgtgattttaaaaaaacatctttgttaaattgaaattttataTAAACTGGGTtgcaaagaaatgtcaaacaacctctttgtctttgctgtctATGACTATAAGATCACCACCGTATGTCTGGCAGAATGCTCTGGCTTTATACCAGGTTTTAAATCCAGAAATCACAGAGAAGGGGAAGTAATAACACGCCATGTTCATCAATATCCATCCTGGTGGACAGTGTCTGCAGCCATCAGCTATTGCCAAAGAAAATAAGAGTGAATAACACAAGTAtacaaaacatatatatatatatatatatatatatctatatatatatacactgtggctcataaagttggaataaaatcttttttacctctttccatgaaatgattgtgacaatgtgatttattcttgacagataaagtgtatatcttctcaaaactttagtagtcagTCTCTTCAAAACATATCACAATGGAAATGGAACCACAATGAAACCGCaattacactgaaaacaaaattattccaactttatgggcaacagtgtatatataaaaaacatatcaGTATGCTATCAATACATATGATATACAATAATAGTAAAACAGGTCTCACAAATCATTGGTAAGTGGGATCTCATTGATGCAAtgtcatttgtaattttatCAATCTGCTGTACGTAGTCATCCTTTCTTTTCGTCTCGTGTTCATGCTCCCAGTTGGTTTGTGTCTGTCGACTCCTCTCACTGTCCAGCTGCTTATTGGCATTTTTCATGGTTTCAGTCGCAGTTTTGTAAGTGTCCTTGAGTTTGTTCAACTCATTTTCGATGTGTTCTGTATCATCGATTGTGAGGCGGGTATCCGTGAGTTTGTTGTCTGTTATTGTTAAAGACAAACAGTGTtaaacagtctctctctctgtctctcaactCATCTTAAGCACCTTTAAAAAGTATTTGAAGTATTTACAGGAGATTAATGCACTCCAGAATTATTAGTATCCTGCACATGCCATGGGATTTAAGCATGAACACAAAAATTGTGTATCCAGCCCCCAAACGTATTCAGTATTCATATTTgttaagctgctgcacaaatacagtatatacatgaTCTATCAATCAGACTCGTTTTTCTAGAAAatagaaagattttttttttttttaaatgtccacCATTTCTGTACACAGTTTCATCAAaggcagagctgaaacaatttgattaattatttgttgatcaacagaaaactaCTTAAATTTGAACtacataaatgttaaaaattctTTGTTAAACATTAATATGgaggtcaaacaaaacaagcaacaggCTACAGAGATATAAGCTCAGGCTAAAGCTGCAATGGTCAAACAATTGATTAGCCCATGgacaaaaaatgaatcagtaactattttgataacgGATTCATCACTTAAGTcagttttcaagcaaa from the Seriola aureovittata isolate HTS-2021-v1 ecotype China chromosome 13, ASM2101889v1, whole genome shotgun sequence genome contains:
- the LOC130180204 gene encoding CD209 antigen-like protein E, producing the protein MERRVSVSDNNFDGGLNTLICQEDLCDEEHPPSTPSRQKRLQVSMSNMALGRQAKLAAVILVLLAAVLLIVDISLGVHYNKLTDTRLTIDDTEHIENELNKLKDTYKTATETMKNANKQLDSERSRQTQTNWEHEHETKRKDDYVQQIDKITNDIASMRSHLPMISDGCRHCPPGWILMNMACYYFPFSVISGFKTWYKARAFCQTYGGDLIVIDSKDKENATVNLLRKNVDRSKPFNGFWIGLRDVHEEGTWKWFDGTVLIEGYWNDDEPNDIDDEDCAAVYPRENFFKAWNDVSCSATMKWICEKAL